In Betta splendens chromosome 19, fBetSpl5.4, whole genome shotgun sequence, the following proteins share a genomic window:
- the a1cf gene encoding APOBEC1 complementation factor isoform X2, protein MESNQKTSGDELTGTQKEAALRALMQRTGYQLRQENGQRRYGGPPPGWDGPPPERGSEIFVGKLPRDLFEDELVPLCEKFGQIYEVRMMMDFNGNNRGYAFVTFTNKQEARTAMKQLNNYEIRNGRLLGVCASVDNCRLFVGGIPKTKKREEILSEMRKVTDGVVDVIVYPSAADKTKNRGFAFVEYESHRAAAMARRKLLPGRIQLWGHAIAVDWAEPEVEVDEDTMATVKILYVRNLMLQTTEETIEKEFNSLKPGAVERVKKIRDYAFVHFAQREDAIDAMNALSGKMVDGSPIEVTLAKPVDKDSYVRYTRGTGGRGGTLLQPDYSAYTLGQVYDPSATYLGAPVFYAPQAYAAVPGQFRFPAAKAHVGGRGLIRTPSVRGAAGVRGLGGRGYLAYAAGGGVVGRGGGGASYGLKADKQAEEKLYDLLPGMELTPMSPAAMSMKAAAIKPAPQVLEELCQKNNWGQPVYQLHSAIGPDQRQLFLYKITIPALASQYPNVHPFTPAKLCAAVEEAKVHAAEHTLQTLGLQTDGAAEASVAFPGYTLASPAPSAVASQLKQAVSLGQDLAAYATYDGYPAFAVATRHANGYGVF, encoded by the exons ATGGAATCCAATCAGAAAACAAGCGGGGACGAACTGACGGGGACCCAGAAGGAGGCTGCGCTTCGGGCCCTCATGCAACGCACAGGATACCAGCTGCGGCAG GAGAACGGGCAGCGGCGGTACGGCGGCCCCCCGCCGGGCTGGGACGGACCTCCACctgagagaggcagcgagatCTTTGTGGGCAAACTACCCAGAGATCTGTTCGAGGACGAGCTGGTTCCGCTGTGTGAGAAG TTTGGGCAGATCTACgaggtgaggatgatgatggactTCAACGGGAACAACAGAGGCTACGCCTTCGTCACGTTCACCAACAAACAGGAAGCCAGAACCGCCATGAAGCAGCTCAACAACTATGAGATCAG GAACGGACGCCTCCTCGGCGTCTGTGCCAGCGTGGACAACTGCCGTCTGTTCGTTGGCGGGATCCCCAAAACCAAGAAGCGCGAGGAGATTCTGAGCGAGATGAGGAAGGTGACGGACGGGGTGGTGGACGTCATCGTGTACCCCAGCGCCGCAGACAAGACCAAGAATCGCGGCTTCGCCTTCGTGGAGTACGAGAGCCATCGAGCAGCCGCCATGGCTCGCCGCAAACTGCTGCCAG GTCGCATTCAGCTGTGGGGTCACGCCATTGCTGTGGACTGGGCCGAGCCTgaagtggaggtggatgaggaCACGATGGCGACCGTCAAGATCTTGTACGTGAGGAACCTGATGCTGCAGACCACGGAGGAGACCATTGAGAAGGAGTTTAACAGCCTCAAGCCAG GTGCCGTGGAGCGAGTGAAGAAGATCAGAGATTACGCCTTTGTTCACTTCGCTCAGAGAGAAGACGCCATCGACGCCATGAATGCTCTGAGCGGGAAG ATGGTGGACGGGTCTCCCATCGAAGTGACGCTGGCCAAGCCGGTCGACAAGGACAGTTACGTCCGATACACGAGAGGAaccggaggaagaggagggacgctgctgcagcccgACTACAGCGCCTACACCCTGGGACAG GTCTACGACCCCTCGGCCACCTACCTGGGTGCACCCGTCTTCTACGCCCCCCAGGCCTACGCGGCTGTACCGGGTCAGTTCCGCTTCCCGGCAGCCAAAGCTCACGTTGGGGGACGAGGCCTGATCCGGACCCCATCGGTCAGAG GGGCTGCGGGGGTGCGGGGGCTTGGGGGGCGGGGATACTTGGCCTACGCCGCAGGGGGCGGAGTCGTGGGCCGAGGTGGCGGCGGCGCCTCCTACGGCCTGAAGGCCGACAAGCAGGCAGAGGAGAAGCTGTACGACCTGCTGCCGGGGATGGAGCTGACGCCCATGAGCCCGGCGGCCATGAGCATGAAGGCCGCCGCCATCAAGCCTGCACCTCAG gttctggaggagctgtgtCAGAAGAACAACTGGGGCCAACCTGTCTATCAGCTGCACTCGGCCATCGGTCCCGATCAGAGGCAGCTCTTCCTCTACAAGATCACCATCCCAGCGCTGGCGTCACAGTACCCCAACGT ACATCCTTTCACACCCGCCAAGCTGTGCGCCGCTGTGGAGGAAGCTAAGGTCCACGCGGCCGAGCACACCCTGCAGACGCTGGGCCTGCAGACGGACGGCGCCGCCGAGGCTTCGGTGGCCTTCCCAG gtTACACTCTGGCGAGTCCGGCGCCGTCGGCCGTGGCCTCCCAGCTGAAGCAGGCCGTGTCTCTGGGTCAGGACCTGGCCGCCTACGCCACCTACGACGGCTACCCCGCCTTTGCCGTGGCCACGCGCCACGCTAACGGATACGGAGTCTTCTAG
- the a1cf gene encoding APOBEC1 complementation factor isoform X1 → MESNQKTSGDELTGTQKEAALRALMQRTGYQLRQENGQRRYGGPPPGWDGPPPERGSEIFVGKLPRDLFEDELVPLCEKFGQIYEVRMMMDFNGNNRGYAFVTFTNKQEARTAMKQLNNYEIRNGRLLGVCASVDNCRLFVGGIPKTKKREEILSEMRKVTDGVVDVIVYPSAADKTKNRGFAFVEYESHRAAAMARRKLLPGRIQLWGHAIAVDWAEPEVEVDEDTMATVKILYVRNLMLQTTEETIEKEFNSLKPGAVERVKKIRDYAFVHFAQREDAIDAMNALSGKMVDGSPIEVTLAKPVDKDSYVRYTRGTGGRGGTLLQPDYSAYTLGQVYDPSATYLGAPVFYAPQAYAAVPGQFRFPAAKAHVGGRGLIRTPSVREIYMTVPVGAAGVRGLGGRGYLAYAAGGGVVGRGGGGASYGLKADKQAEEKLYDLLPGMELTPMSPAAMSMKAAAIKPAPQVLEELCQKNNWGQPVYQLHSAIGPDQRQLFLYKITIPALASQYPNVHPFTPAKLCAAVEEAKVHAAEHTLQTLGLQTDGAAEASVAFPGYTLASPAPSAVASQLKQAVSLGQDLAAYATYDGYPAFAVATRHANGYGVF, encoded by the exons ATGGAATCCAATCAGAAAACAAGCGGGGACGAACTGACGGGGACCCAGAAGGAGGCTGCGCTTCGGGCCCTCATGCAACGCACAGGATACCAGCTGCGGCAG GAGAACGGGCAGCGGCGGTACGGCGGCCCCCCGCCGGGCTGGGACGGACCTCCACctgagagaggcagcgagatCTTTGTGGGCAAACTACCCAGAGATCTGTTCGAGGACGAGCTGGTTCCGCTGTGTGAGAAG TTTGGGCAGATCTACgaggtgaggatgatgatggactTCAACGGGAACAACAGAGGCTACGCCTTCGTCACGTTCACCAACAAACAGGAAGCCAGAACCGCCATGAAGCAGCTCAACAACTATGAGATCAG GAACGGACGCCTCCTCGGCGTCTGTGCCAGCGTGGACAACTGCCGTCTGTTCGTTGGCGGGATCCCCAAAACCAAGAAGCGCGAGGAGATTCTGAGCGAGATGAGGAAGGTGACGGACGGGGTGGTGGACGTCATCGTGTACCCCAGCGCCGCAGACAAGACCAAGAATCGCGGCTTCGCCTTCGTGGAGTACGAGAGCCATCGAGCAGCCGCCATGGCTCGCCGCAAACTGCTGCCAG GTCGCATTCAGCTGTGGGGTCACGCCATTGCTGTGGACTGGGCCGAGCCTgaagtggaggtggatgaggaCACGATGGCGACCGTCAAGATCTTGTACGTGAGGAACCTGATGCTGCAGACCACGGAGGAGACCATTGAGAAGGAGTTTAACAGCCTCAAGCCAG GTGCCGTGGAGCGAGTGAAGAAGATCAGAGATTACGCCTTTGTTCACTTCGCTCAGAGAGAAGACGCCATCGACGCCATGAATGCTCTGAGCGGGAAG ATGGTGGACGGGTCTCCCATCGAAGTGACGCTGGCCAAGCCGGTCGACAAGGACAGTTACGTCCGATACACGAGAGGAaccggaggaagaggagggacgctgctgcagcccgACTACAGCGCCTACACCCTGGGACAG GTCTACGACCCCTCGGCCACCTACCTGGGTGCACCCGTCTTCTACGCCCCCCAGGCCTACGCGGCTGTACCGGGTCAGTTCCGCTTCCCGGCAGCCAAAGCTCACGTTGGGGGACGAGGCCTGATCCGGACCCCATCGGTCAGAG AAATTTACATGACTGTACCTGTAGGGGCTGCGGGGGTGCGGGGGCTTGGGGGGCGGGGATACTTGGCCTACGCCGCAGGGGGCGGAGTCGTGGGCCGAGGTGGCGGCGGCGCCTCCTACGGCCTGAAGGCCGACAAGCAGGCAGAGGAGAAGCTGTACGACCTGCTGCCGGGGATGGAGCTGACGCCCATGAGCCCGGCGGCCATGAGCATGAAGGCCGCCGCCATCAAGCCTGCACCTCAG gttctggaggagctgtgtCAGAAGAACAACTGGGGCCAACCTGTCTATCAGCTGCACTCGGCCATCGGTCCCGATCAGAGGCAGCTCTTCCTCTACAAGATCACCATCCCAGCGCTGGCGTCACAGTACCCCAACGT ACATCCTTTCACACCCGCCAAGCTGTGCGCCGCTGTGGAGGAAGCTAAGGTCCACGCGGCCGAGCACACCCTGCAGACGCTGGGCCTGCAGACGGACGGCGCCGCCGAGGCTTCGGTGGCCTTCCCAG gtTACACTCTGGCGAGTCCGGCGCCGTCGGCCGTGGCCTCCCAGCTGAAGCAGGCCGTGTCTCTGGGTCAGGACCTGGCCGCCTACGCCACCTACGACGGCTACCCCGCCTTTGCCGTGGCCACGCGCCACGCTAACGGATACGGAGTCTTCTAG
- the a1cf gene encoding APOBEC1 complementation factor isoform X3, giving the protein MESNQKTSGDELTGTQKEAALRALMQRTGYQLRQENGQRRYGGPPPGWDGPPPERGSEIFVGKLPRDLFEDELVPLCEKFGQIYEVRMMMDFNGNNRGYAFVTFTNKQEARTAMKQLNNYEIRNGRLLGVCASVDNCRLFVGGIPKTKKREEILSEMRKVTDGVVDVIVYPSAADKTKNRGFAFVEYESHRAAAMARRKLLPGRIQLWGHAIAVDWAEPEVEVDEDTMATVKILYVRNLMLQTTEETIEKEFNSLKPGAVERVKKIRDYAFVHFAQREDAIDAMNALSGKMVDGSPIEVTLAKPVDKDSYVRYTRGTGGRGGTLLQPDYSAYTLGQVYDPSATYLGAPVFYAPQAYAAVPGQFRFPAAKAHVGGRGLIRTPSVREIYMTVPVGAAGVRGLGGRGYLAYAAGGGVVGRGGGGASYGLKADKQAEEKLYDLLPGMELTPMSPAAMSMKAAAIKPAPQVLEELCQKNNWGQPVYQLHSAIGPDQRQLFLYKITIPALASQYPNVHPFTPAKLCAAVEEAKVHAAEHTLQTLGLQTDGAAEASVAFPGM; this is encoded by the exons ATGGAATCCAATCAGAAAACAAGCGGGGACGAACTGACGGGGACCCAGAAGGAGGCTGCGCTTCGGGCCCTCATGCAACGCACAGGATACCAGCTGCGGCAG GAGAACGGGCAGCGGCGGTACGGCGGCCCCCCGCCGGGCTGGGACGGACCTCCACctgagagaggcagcgagatCTTTGTGGGCAAACTACCCAGAGATCTGTTCGAGGACGAGCTGGTTCCGCTGTGTGAGAAG TTTGGGCAGATCTACgaggtgaggatgatgatggactTCAACGGGAACAACAGAGGCTACGCCTTCGTCACGTTCACCAACAAACAGGAAGCCAGAACCGCCATGAAGCAGCTCAACAACTATGAGATCAG GAACGGACGCCTCCTCGGCGTCTGTGCCAGCGTGGACAACTGCCGTCTGTTCGTTGGCGGGATCCCCAAAACCAAGAAGCGCGAGGAGATTCTGAGCGAGATGAGGAAGGTGACGGACGGGGTGGTGGACGTCATCGTGTACCCCAGCGCCGCAGACAAGACCAAGAATCGCGGCTTCGCCTTCGTGGAGTACGAGAGCCATCGAGCAGCCGCCATGGCTCGCCGCAAACTGCTGCCAG GTCGCATTCAGCTGTGGGGTCACGCCATTGCTGTGGACTGGGCCGAGCCTgaagtggaggtggatgaggaCACGATGGCGACCGTCAAGATCTTGTACGTGAGGAACCTGATGCTGCAGACCACGGAGGAGACCATTGAGAAGGAGTTTAACAGCCTCAAGCCAG GTGCCGTGGAGCGAGTGAAGAAGATCAGAGATTACGCCTTTGTTCACTTCGCTCAGAGAGAAGACGCCATCGACGCCATGAATGCTCTGAGCGGGAAG ATGGTGGACGGGTCTCCCATCGAAGTGACGCTGGCCAAGCCGGTCGACAAGGACAGTTACGTCCGATACACGAGAGGAaccggaggaagaggagggacgctgctgcagcccgACTACAGCGCCTACACCCTGGGACAG GTCTACGACCCCTCGGCCACCTACCTGGGTGCACCCGTCTTCTACGCCCCCCAGGCCTACGCGGCTGTACCGGGTCAGTTCCGCTTCCCGGCAGCCAAAGCTCACGTTGGGGGACGAGGCCTGATCCGGACCCCATCGGTCAGAG AAATTTACATGACTGTACCTGTAGGGGCTGCGGGGGTGCGGGGGCTTGGGGGGCGGGGATACTTGGCCTACGCCGCAGGGGGCGGAGTCGTGGGCCGAGGTGGCGGCGGCGCCTCCTACGGCCTGAAGGCCGACAAGCAGGCAGAGGAGAAGCTGTACGACCTGCTGCCGGGGATGGAGCTGACGCCCATGAGCCCGGCGGCCATGAGCATGAAGGCCGCCGCCATCAAGCCTGCACCTCAG gttctggaggagctgtgtCAGAAGAACAACTGGGGCCAACCTGTCTATCAGCTGCACTCGGCCATCGGTCCCGATCAGAGGCAGCTCTTCCTCTACAAGATCACCATCCCAGCGCTGGCGTCACAGTACCCCAACGT ACATCCTTTCACACCCGCCAAGCTGTGCGCCGCTGTGGAGGAAGCTAAGGTCCACGCGGCCGAGCACACCCTGCAGACGCTGGGCCTGCAGACGGACGGCGCCGCCGAGGCTTCGGTGGCCTTCCCAGGTATGTGA